A genomic segment from Corylus avellana chromosome ca5, CavTom2PMs-1.0 encodes:
- the LOC132183140 gene encoding probable pectinesterase 8, translating to MKLHLTSLPFLVAIFAVLAYIHFINPNPSFFKYVINNHFTDLTFFSSAIISTLLPYSMGGHHHHHHQHKHPNKGRIGSFCWDDFPPDFPPETNTTSYICVDQNGCCNFTTVQAAVDAVPNLSMKRTIIWINSGIYFEKVTVPRTKPNITFQGQGFASTAIAFNDTANSSHGTFFSGSVQVFSTNFIAKNISFMNVAPIPSPGDMGAQAVAIRISGDEAAFWGCGFFGAQDTLHDDKGRHYFKDCYIQGSIDFIFGNARSFYENCQLISMANPVSPGVKGINGAVTAHGRSSKDDNTGFVFFNCTVGGNGRVWLGRAWRPFSRVIFAFTTMSDIIAPEGWNDFNDITRDQTVFYGEYNCSGGGANMSMRASYVQRLDDTQASPFLNVSFIEADQWLQPYSSAL from the exons ATGAAGCTCCATCTCACATCTCTACCTTTCCTAGTTGCCATATTTGCTGTTTTGGCATACATCCATTTCATAAACCCCAATCCATCCTTCTTCAAATATGTTATTAATAATCATTTTACTGATCTCACCTTCTTCTCATCTGCTATTATCTCAACACTTCTCCCATACAGCATGGGAgggcatcatcatcatcaccaccaaCACAAGCATCCTAATAAGGGAAGAATAGGATCGTTCTGCTGGGATGATTTTCCACCTGACTTTCCTCCGGAAACAAACACAACCTCGTACATTTGTGTTGATCAAAATGGGTGTTGTAATTTTACGACGGTGCAAGCAGCTGTTGATGCTGTTCCAAATTTAAGCATGAAAAGGACCATAATATGGATCAACTCTGGCATTTACTT CGAGAAAGTGACTGTTCCAAGAACCAAACCGAATATAACATTTCAAGGACAAGGCTTTGCATCGACTGCCATTGCATTCAATGACACCGCCAATTCCTCTCATGGCACATTTTTTAGCGGCTCCGTTCAAGTTTTCTCTACAAACTTCATTGCCAAGAACATAAGCTTCATG AATGTAGCTCCTATTCCAAGCCCTGGTGATATGGGAGCCCAAGCAGTAGCAATAAGAATATCTGGAGATGAAGCTGCGTTCTGGGGTTGTGGATTCTTTGGAGCCCAAGATACCCTCCATGACGATAAGGGTCGTCATTACTTCAAGGATTGCTATATCCAAGGTTCCATTGATTTCATCTTTGGCAATGCAAGGTCATTTTACGAG AATTGCCAGCTGATTTCCATGGCAAACCCAGTAAGCCCCGGAGTAAAGGGGATAAATGGAGCAGTTACTGCTCATGGGAGATCTTCCAAGGACGATAATACTGGCTTTGTATTCTTCAACTGCACCGTGGGAGGAAATGGAAGAGTATGGCTTGGTCGAGCATGGAGGCCTTTTTCTCGTGTCATTTTTGCCTTCACAACAATGTCAGACATCATTGCTCCAGAGGGCTGGAATGATTTCAACGACATAACCAGAGACCA GACTGTATTCTATGGAGAATACAATTGCTCGGGTGGTGGAGCTAATATGAGCATGAGGGCTTCTTATGTTCAGAGACTGGATGACACACAAGCTTCACCTTTCCTTAACGTCTCCTTTATCGAAGCGGACCAGTGGCTCCAACCCTACAGTTCGGCCTTGTAA